In the genome of bacterium, the window GGAAATGTTCTTCCAAATGTAACGCCTTTGAAGGTTAAGGTGGAGCATAATGGCGGGAATGGGAATAATGGGAATGGTAATGCTACTGCTAATCAGATTAGATATTTGATTGATCTTTGTAAGGATCTTTCTATAAAGCCCCAGATGGATTTCAGTAAGATCACCAGGGAGCATGCCAGTCAGTTGATTGATGGGCTGGAGTTAGAGAGGAATTCAAGGAAGAATAGTAGGAATTAAGGTTTGAGAGGCAGGGGGGAGCTCCTGCCTTCCGGATGAGGCCGGAATATTTACCGGCCCCGCCTTTAATGATCGCCCGGCTGGAATATTATCCGCCTTTTGCCGTTCTGATTCCGGGTCATGTACGTTATTTCTTTGCCGCCGCAACTTTTGAAGGTGTTTTGCAGGCTCTGCTTTTTTGCCTTCTTGGTTGCTGAATTTTAGGGTGGGAAAAAGTCAATTTGGAGATAGAAAAATTTTAGGGCAGGCTAAAGGGAAGGTAAAATTTTTATATACTATATTGACTTTTTGTGGTGGGAAATAATGATGGAAGAAGGCAAAAAAGCATGGGATTTAGTCTTCTGAAATACCAGGGGGGTGGGCGTCGGGGGCGAATTTGCACTTTTTCCTACCGCCGCTTTTCTCCGCCTCTTTGCATCGGCAAGTTCAGTGCAAATCCTGGCCGGCGTTCCCTTATGCTGCTTTTATAGTAATTCTACAAAGAAATGTCCGAAATATTACAAATTGACATCACCTCTTGTGGATTATTAAAGAAATGTTTTAAATTGGCAATAACAATATCTTCAAGTGTAAAATCCGGTTAGAAAGTTAACAAAGAATCCGGTCTAAAAAACGACAAAATCCTTCGGCGTCGAAATAAGACCTGACAAAAAAGTCAGGAGGTAAAAAGGAGATGTTGAAGGAAATGGAAAGAACCGTAATAAAATATCTAAGAAAAAAAGGAAAAAAGTATAAAGAAATAGGAGAAGAGATAGGTTGCCATAGAGCAACTGCATCAAAAGTAATGAAAGACCCTGTAGATAAAAAATACAAAAGACCGGCAGTAGAGAATCAAGTAACCCCTTACAGAAAAGAAATAGAAGAATGGATAAATAAGGGAATAAAAGTAAATCGAATGATGGAGAAAGCGCGAGAAGAGTTAGACCCTCCATATAAAGGAAGTCGAAGTGTATTTTATGAACAGGTGTCAAAAATAAAAAAAGAACTAAAAGAAAAACATCTTGAAACATTTATAAGGTTCGAAGGATTAGCGGGAGAATATCTTCAGATTGATTGGGGAGAAGTGCGAGACTTTCCGTTTATAAATAAAGAAAGACAGACACGTTATATATTCGCAGCTCGATTAAAGTATAGCCGCGTAATATATGCTGAATTTCAAAAAGACATGAAACTTGAAACTCTGATAAGATGTATAATAAGGGCTTTTGAATATATAGGAGGAATACCGTGGACTTGTGCCTTTGATAACATGAAGACAGTAATAATAGGAAGAGATGAAGAAGGGAAACCAATCTGGAATGAAGGATTTAAGAAGTTTTCAGTAGATATGGATTTCTATCGTCACATATGTGATCCTTATAGCGGAAATCAGAAGGGCAGCGTAGAAAATCTGGTAAAAACGGTAAAGGGAAATTTTGTAGGAGGCCGTGAATTTGTAGATGATGGAGACCTTTCAAACCGTTGTAAGGAATGGTTGAAAAAGATAAATAGCAATCCGTGCCAGGCTCATAATAGAATACCGTTCGAATTATTGCCTGAAGAACAGAAGAAATTTACCCCCCTTCAGACGAATTCAAAAGATTACGGAATTATGACAGTATGTAAAGTCAATCAGGAAAGCCGCATACATTTAGAAAATAATATATATTCCGTTCCTGCGAAATATGTAAATCAGGCAATAATAGTCCGTATAACGGAAGACCGGATTCTTATACACGATCCGAAAGGGACAGAATGTGTTGCAGAACACCGCCGCCGTTTTGGAAAGGGTGAAAAAGTGATAGTTCCTTCTCATTATGAAGAAGTGTTAATAAGAAAGCCAAAAGGAAGAGCCATGCTCTACAGAGATCATCTGATAAATCAGGATGAGCAGATATATAATTTTATATCCAATTTATGCCGCCGCCGGAGAGGAGTAGAAGCCTTTGGCCCAGATATGATAAAGATGTATGAACTATATAACAGACACGGCAAAGATGAATTTCTTGCAGCTATAGCCCTTTCATCGGAATGGGAATGTTATGGTTCTGAATATCTGGAATATCTCCTGGAGATTCCGTCACATGGGAACAGACAGGAATTGTTACCATTAAGAGGGCTGCCGTTCCAAAAAGAAATTGACCGCCCTATGGAAGTTTACCTGAACTATGTGGAAGGCGGTATAAAATGATGGAAGTTCTACTTAATAATCTAAAATTAAACAGAATAAAAGAAGTATACAGTGATTGGATAGAAAAAGCTGCTAAAGAAAATATGGGATATGGAGATTTCCTTCGCGGACTTTTACAGGAAGAAGTCTTATTCCGGGAAGAAAGAGGAATAAGAAGAAGATTGCGTATGGCCGGATTTCCTTATGAAAAAACGATAGAACAATTTGATTTCCGTTTCAGGCCGGAATTACAAAGACAGGTATTTTTGACCTATCTGGAAAATACTTTCATCAATCAGGGTAGAACTCTTTGTCTGATAGGTCCTGCAGGTCTGGGGAAAACACATCTGTCTATTGCTATAGGTATAAAACATCTTACCCAGGGATATGATGTAAGATTTTTTACTGTTCAATCTTTAATGAATAGAATACTGCAGGTAAAAAATATTTACGAAAGGCAAAAAGAAATCAAGTTATTGATAAAATGCGACCTCCTTATACTGGATGAACTTGGATACCTTGCTCTTAATTCTGATATAGGTCCTATATTATATGAAATAGTAGCAGGTAGGTATGAGAAAAAACCTTTAATTATTACGAGTAATAAGAGTCTTGTAGAATGGGGGAATATACTCCAGGATTCTTCTCTTGCTGCAGCTCTTGTTGACAGATTACTCCATCATGGAGAAGTTTATTATCTGTCAGGAGAGAGTTACCGCCTTCGTGGGAAAAAGATTACTTCTTTCTCTGACAGAGAAAATAAAGAGAAAAAATCCAATGATGTTAACGTATAAAAATTCTCATTATTTAAAACCAGGTTCAACTGAACGGAATAAAAGCATTGTCAACTTATTCGTTTACAATGGCAAAATGGCAATGTAAACTATTTAGTTGACATATGCATTTTATAAGGAAGGTGTTTTATGAAAAGTGAACTTATTATAAAAGATGAAGATAGATTTGTTGCCACTTTGAAATTTATATTATGTGTTGAACAAATTTCTCAGGTTCAACTTGCAAAAAAACTTGGACTTACAAAGCAAGCTATAAATAATAAACTTAATAAAGATAGATTGCCGAGATTGGATAAACTTATCAAGTTTCTTGATGGTATAGGTTATCAATTGGTTATCAGAAAAAGTAGTTAAAATTTTTGATTGGAGGTGATGGTATTTGCTTTTTTGAAAATAAATCCGGTAATGGAACAGGATATCTTTGGATTAAATATCCTTATAAATTAACTTTATAATTCCATTACGTAAGATCTTTCTAAAGGATCTTACAAGGTAAATATTTGTTCCGAAGGAATGTCGATTTTTAGACCGGATTTTTTTTAAAATTTGTCTACTTGACAAACGGATTTTACAATTATCTTTTCTGGCTTATCAAATACCTCAATCGAGGCCGACTAAAGATATGGACTTTTTGGGAAGATTTATATTCGGTGATTTTGATAATATAAAAAAAATTGTTTGCCATATTATTACTATTCAAGAGCCGGATGGAATTATATTTTTTCCTGATACGGTAACTGCTGAAACGATAAAGAAGGATCAAATCTATGAAGGTATCAATGTTAAGTTGAAAGCTGAATTAGCCGGAGCAAAAAAAATTATCAGCATAGATATTGGATTTGGAGATAAAATATTTCCCGGACCTATTAAGGTAAGTTTTCCGGTGTTATTAGATTTCCCTGTTCCAGAGATTAACGTTTATTCTAAAGAATCAATTATAGCAGAGAAATTTGAAGCTATGGTTACACTTCAATTATCGAACAGCAGGATGAAAGATTTTTATGACCTTTGGTATCTGGCTTCTACGCAGACTTTTAACGATAGGTCTCTCTCTATATCTATTTATGAAACGTTTAATAAAAGACAAACATCTCTTGAAAATAGAAAATTTATTTTTACGGAAAAATTTAAGAATGATGTATCCAAACAAGAGCAATGGAGAGCTTTTTTACTCAGAAACAATTTATCATCTCTGGAGAAATTTTATGAAGTCATTGATAAATTAGAATTATTCCTTGAGCCTGTATGTGTTTATGTAAATAATGATAAAGACTATATGAGCTGGGATAATCAGTTATGGAAATGGGTAAACAGATAATTTTTATTAAGTAATATGAAATTTTACTGTTTTCAGAGCAATGGAGGCGGCGATTTGTGGGGTGGCCACTTTCTGAACGAAGTGAAGCGTGTGGGGTGGACAAATGGCCGCTTTCGCGGATCGCCTGTTTACTGCCTGCCTCAGGGGCGGCTGGGTGGTGAGGCACTGCGAGTCGTTTTCATACAAACCGATTAGTAATAATTGGGTAAAAATGAAGCAGT includes:
- the istA gene encoding IS21 family transposase, whose amino-acid sequence is MERTVIKYLRKKGKKYKEIGEEIGCHRATASKVMKDPVDKKYKRPAVENQVTPYRKEIEEWINKGIKVNRMMEKAREELDPPYKGSRSVFYEQVSKIKKELKEKHLETFIRFEGLAGEYLQIDWGEVRDFPFINKERQTRYIFAARLKYSRVIYAEFQKDMKLETLIRCIIRAFEYIGGIPWTCAFDNMKTVIIGRDEEGKPIWNEGFKKFSVDMDFYRHICDPYSGNQKGSVENLVKTVKGNFVGGREFVDDGDLSNRCKEWLKKINSNPCQAHNRIPFELLPEEQKKFTPLQTNSKDYGIMTVCKVNQESRIHLENNIYSVPAKYVNQAIIVRITEDRILIHDPKGTECVAEHRRRFGKGEKVIVPSHYEEVLIRKPKGRAMLYRDHLINQDEQIYNFISNLCRRRRGVEAFGPDMIKMYELYNRHGKDEFLAAIALSSEWECYGSEYLEYLLEIPSHGNRQELLPLRGLPFQKEIDRPMEVYLNYVEGGIK
- the istB gene encoding IS21-like element helper ATPase IstB — translated: MMEVLLNNLKLNRIKEVYSDWIEKAAKENMGYGDFLRGLLQEEVLFREERGIRRRLRMAGFPYEKTIEQFDFRFRPELQRQVFLTYLENTFINQGRTLCLIGPAGLGKTHLSIAIGIKHLTQGYDVRFFTVQSLMNRILQVKNIYERQKEIKLLIKCDLLILDELGYLALNSDIGPILYEIVAGRYEKKPLIITSNKSLVEWGNILQDSSLAAALVDRLLHHGEVYYLSGESYRLRGKKITSFSDRENKEKKSNDVNV
- a CDS encoding helix-turn-helix transcriptional regulator translates to MKSELIIKDEDRFVATLKFILCVEQISQVQLAKKLGLTKQAINNKLNKDRLPRLDKLIKFLDGIGYQLVIRKSS
- a CDS encoding nucleotidyl transferase AbiEii/AbiGii toxin family protein — protein: MPQSRPTKDMDFLGRFIFGDFDNIKKIVCHIITIQEPDGIIFFPDTVTAETIKKDQIYEGINVKLKAELAGAKKIISIDIGFGDKIFPGPIKVSFPVLLDFPVPEINVYSKESIIAEKFEAMVTLQLSNSRMKDFYDLWYLASTQTFNDRSLSISIYETFNKRQTSLENRKFIFTEKFKNDVSKQEQWRAFLLRNNLSSLEKFYEVIDKLELFLEPVCVYVNNDKDYMSWDNQLWKWVNR